In Leishmania mexicana MHOM/GT/2001/U1103 complete genome, chromosome 17, the following proteins share a genomic window:
- a CDS encoding receptor-type adenylate cyclase b, translating into MYADTTHPRRACWCGAGGVAGCVKQRHAYRCSRLLAGTLLIVGALTLAVSTAPTAWAEGAHISSDEPVYLLNAMYSLSDYSANHAKALWLGIDSALHAASYTAAGGRPIRIIEPDPKVDLSDIVAVVKKALKDYPSLLGVIGPYSDTYLGALMSSPEIQSSGLMFLGPFTGSSALRVWNENLYFTRAEPRLEIMAMVKHIANTFRARRTAFMYLTGEWFGSFEHEHIVEVMTSLSLDPPAVYSVPYSPKKTGFDKDAFDAMADTHPQVIILWGIPGEQVAGLLQAVLTDPRTSSAYIMTCFALQQMTFQVYYDLAMAGKLTPVDGQIISSATSFPLTEPASIHLKVFRAQMGEYMVKTDRVDASLWADEAKAVRQYGPWVREAPPSDSDAYVNNFFNEHPCVTQLMIAGWISGSLIAQTVEEESWIADRTAYRKYIFAQQRYIIGEDFVLGDYGGPCGSLAEFLGAVCYCNQGGHSAVLSRLDEAVWTIIDRSGVSFTQKQCYSDETTLPRPLNFLTLIFEQQPLLAHVGMNVNKSIAALFEYIEPNETTANVATLNVTDTTPQALHDALTTKYTTDVILGTLARGVNVGEYLVPSPLYPRPHLVEPLRNYVYLMPTLEQQMFVLYAKLSVVRGVTSIDSTVHVIMHGYPSDELANITAVLYKSAATFNYKNPIVTAVPSTETVGSALVRRRINFVLAVTAADVADIVDFLVKAVSSIVVIVFDDLVIQYPTLVTALKSKPASVQARVITFSNLPLWSDTSESAHAASPLLTVFHAALPNPSQHTPGSLAAVITGSFCATMRRLTDTVDSTSLTGMIYREGSVSTRGVPFGAFQWGCTTTPTESLCVHQNYGAQGIVMLSVQRMLDPTVPMLSSPMTPTMEYSPRLGSHALTPAQRAGVIAGCVVGGVVLITTCTLILCCCIDSRDNDAAPKDGDEPVTLVFTDIESSTALWAALPQLMTEAIAAHHRVIRQLVKKYGCYEVKTIGDSFMIACKSAHSAVSLACEIQTKLLRHDWGTAALDSAYREFELARVDTLDDYVPPTAQLSEEEYAALWCGLRVRVGIHTGLADIRYDEVTKGYDYYGDTSNMAARTEAVANGGQVIATEAAWWALSNDERAGIAHTAMGPQGLRGVPFAVEMFQLNAVSGRRHAALRTEIEAIVPDETATETASSAAGALLSSVGTMNGPAAGVAFVLVSCFAPYPVAQRVRELQPLLSKWGVGAPPRSCAVSEEDYCQGLVNRLAVRITTVLQARQQMRNNEAGVSGDIQNFISSGLLNPFLGEGSFVADGARARHSGLTAVPPSAEPSAMRGQLVFRKPPERPAAFNVCDKH; encoded by the coding sequence ATGTACGCAGACACGACCCATCCGCGCCGCGCTtgctggtgcggcgcaggtggcgtGGCCGGCTGTGTGAAGCAGCGACATGCGTACCGATGCTCGCGACTCCTGGCTGGAACTTTGCTGATTGTCGGCGCACTGACGCTCGCCGTATCCACGGCGCCTACGGCGTGGGCTGAGGGTGCCCACATCTCGTCGGACGAGCCTGTGTACCTGCTGAACGCCATGTACTCGTTGAGTGATTACAGTGCGAATCATGCAAAGGCTCTGTGGCTGGGCATCGACTCCGCGCTGCACGCGGCTAGCtacaccgccgctggcggccgcCCCATCAGGATCATTGAACCGGACCCGAAGGTAGACCTGTCGGACATTGTAGCGGTCGTGAAGAAGGCGCTCAAAGACTACCCGTCGCTTCTTGGCGTGATTGGGCCGTACTCTGACACGTACCTTGGTGCCTTGATGAGCAGCCCTGAGATTCAGAGCAGCGGGCTGATGTTCCTGGGCCCGTTCACCGGGTCTAGTgctttgcgtgtgtggaACGAGAACTTGTACTTCACGCGCGCGGAGCCGCGGCTGGAGATCATGGCAATGGTAAAGCACATAGCCAATACATTCCGCGCTCGCCGCACGGCGTTCATGTATCTGACGGGCGAGTGGTTCGGCAGCTTCGAGCACGAGCACATTGTGGAGGTGATgacgtctctctcgctcgacCCGCCGGCGGTGTACTCCGTGCCGTACTCGCCGAAGAAAACTGGCTTTGACAAGGACGCCTTCGACGCGATGGCGGACACGCACCCGCAGGTGATCATACTCTGGGGAATACCTGGTGAGCAGGTTGCGGGGCTCCTGCAGGCTGTGCTGACGGACCCGCGTACGTCGTCGGCGTACATCATGACCTGctttgcgctgcagcagatgaCATTCCAGGTGTACTACGACCTTGCGATGGCTGGGAAGCTGACGCCTGTAGACGGGCAGATTATATCGAGCGCTACATCCTTTCCGCTGACGGAACCTGCGTCGATCCATCTGAAGGTCTTCAGGGCACAGATGGGGGAGTACATGGTGAAGACCGACCGCGTGGACGCGAGCCTGTGGGCCGACGAGGCGAAGGCTGTGCGGCAGTACGGCCCGTGGGTGCGtgaggcgccgccgtcggacTCTGATGCATACGTGAACAACTTCTTCAACGAGCACCCGTGCGTAACGCAGCTGATGATTGCTGGGTGGATTTCTGGCTCGCTGATCGCGCAGACGGTTGAGGAGGAGAGCTGGATCGCGGATCGGACGGCGTACCGAAAGTACATATTCGCTCAGCAGCGCTACATCATAGGCGAGGACTTTGTTCTTGGTGACTACGGCGGCCCGTGCGGCAGTCTTGCCGAGTTTCTGGGCGCTGTGTGCTACTGTAACCAGGGTGGGCACTCGGCGGTCCTTTCGCGGCTCGACGAAGCCGTGTGGACCATTATTGACCGCTCTGGCGTCAGCTTCACGCAGAAACAATGTTACTCCGATGAAACGACCCTCCCGCGGCCGCTGAACTTCCTGACGTTGATCTttgagcagcagccgttgcTGGCACACGTGGGGATGAACGTGAACAAGAGCATAGCAGCACTGTTCGAGTACATCGAGCCAAATGAGACGACCGCTAACGTGGCGACACTTAACGTGACCGATACGACACCACAGGCGCTGCACGATGCGTTGACGACGAAGTACACCACCGACGTCATCTTAGGCACGCTAGCGAGGGGTGTGAACGTTGGTGAGTACTtggtgccctcccccctctacCCTCGGCCACACCTAGTAGAGCCGTTAAGAAACTACGTGTATCTGATGCCAACGCTTGAGCAGCAGATGTTCGTGCTGTACGCGAAGCTTTCGGTTGTGAGGGGCGTGACGTCGATCGACTCGACCGTACATGTGATCATGCACGGCTACCCCAGCGATGAGCTAGCGAACATCACCGCTGTGCTGTACAAGTCTGCTGCGACGTTCAACTACAAGAATCCGATTGTGACTGCGGTGCCCTCCACGGAGACTGTTGGGAGTGCGCTGGTTCGCAGGCGGATCAACTTCGTGCTTGCCGTGACCGCTGCGGATGTAGCTGACATCGTCGACTTTCTGGTGAAGGCGGTGTCATCGATTGTTGTGATAGTCTTCGATGACTTGGTGATTCAGTACCCCACGCTTGTCACTGCCCTCAAGTCGAAGCCGGCGtctgtgcaggcgcgcgtGATCACGTTCAGTAACCTGCCGCTCTGGAGCGACACGTCGGAGAGCGCGCATGCTGCTTCTCCGCTGCTGACTGTGTTTCACGCCGCGCTGCCTAACCCTTCCCAACACACTCCAGGATCCCTGGCCGCTGTTATAACTGGCAGTTTTTGTGCCACGATGAGGAGGCTTACGGACACCGTTGACAGCACTTCACTAACAGGCATGATCTACCGTGAAGGTTCTGTCTCCACTCGCGGCGTACCCTTTGGGGCTTTTCAGTGGGGCTGCACCACGACGCCAACGGAGAGCCTCTGTGTGCACCAAAACTACGGTGCTCAGGGCATCGTGATGCTGTCCGTGCAGCGGATGCTGGACCCGACGGTGCCGATGCTCTCCTCTCCAATGACGCCTACCATGGAGTATAGCCCGCGCCTGGGGTCGCATGCGCTGACACCTGCGCAACGCGCCGGCGTTATTGCTGGCTGCGTCGTGGGTGGTGTGGTGCTGATCACAACTTGCACGCTGattctgtgctgctgcatcgacAGCCGCGACAACGACGCCGCGCCGAAGGACGGTGACGAGCCGGTGACGCTGGTCTTCACGGACATCGAGAGCAGCACTGCACtgtgggcggcgctgccgcagctgatgACTGAGGCGAttgctgcgcaccaccgtGTGATCCGGCAGCTGGTGAAGAAGTACGGGTGCTACGAGGTGAAGACGATCGGCGACTCGTTCATGATCGCGTGCAagagcgcgcacagcgctgTGAGCCTTGCGTGCGAGATCCAGACGAAGCTGCTGAGGCACGACTGGGGTACTGCGGCGCTGGACAGCGCGTACCGCGAGTTCGAGCTTGCGCGCGTGGACACTCTGGACGACTACGTGCCGCCGACTGCGCagctgagcgaggaggagtacgctgcgctgtggtgcgggctgcgcgtgcgcgtggggaTCCACACGGGGCTGGCCGACATCCGGTACGACGAGGTGACGAAGGGGTACGACTACTACGGTGACACGTCGAACATGGCTGCGCGCACGGAGGCTGTTGCGAATGGCGGGCAGGTTAtcgcgacggaggcggcgtggtGGGCGCTGTCGAACGACGAGCGCGCGGGCATTGCGCACACGGCGATGGGGCCGCAGgggctgcgcggcgtgccgtTCGCGGTGGAGATGTTCCAGCTGAACGCTGTGTCTGGCCGCCGtcacgctgcgctgcgcactgAGATCGAGGCGATCGTGCCGGATGAGACAGCGACGGAGACGGCCTcgagcgctgcaggcgcgctgctgtcgtctgTGGGGACGATGAACggccctgctgctggcgttgcCTTCGTGCTGGTGAGCTGCTTTGCGCCGTACCCcgttgcgcagcgcgtgcgggagctgcagccgctgctgagcaagTGGGGCGttggcgcgccgccgcggagttGTGctgtgagcgaggaggactACTGCCAGGGGCTGGTGAACCGTCTTGCGGTTCGCATTACGACGGTGTTGCAGGCCCGCCAGCAGATGCGCAACAACGAGGCTGGGGTGTCAGGAGATATACAGAACTTTATCTCTAGTGGATTGCTGAACCCGTTCCTGGGTGAGGGCAGCTTTGTCGCAGACGGCGCGAGGGCACGGCATTCGGGGCtgacagcggtgccgccctCTGCGGAACCGTCTGCGATGCGTGGGCAGCTTGTGTTCCGCAAACCCCCTGAGCGACCTGCTGCTTTTAATGTGTGCGACAAGCATTGA